The Siniperca chuatsi isolate FFG_IHB_CAS linkage group LG12, ASM2008510v1, whole genome shotgun sequence genome has a segment encoding these proteins:
- the LOC122885149 gene encoding olfactory receptor 6N1-like: MKSNNSLNPLHFQFTLFGDSGPLRYLFFCLCLLIYMTIISANVLIILTVCLEKTLQQPMYMFISFLSLNSLYGSAGFFPRFLMDILSDTHLISHASCFIQIYVIYTYASYEMTILSIMAYDRFVAICQPLHYHSKMTFRMVRHLLIFAVLYPAVALGFSLYLTVRLPLCGNKLHRVFCSNLPVVQLSCVDTTLNNIVGQFITTTTVFIPLFFVLYTYLRILLVCRRSSSEFRGKALQTCLPHMVTFVTYSFSVFCDVSLTRFEADKINPVITVVLSLEYLIIPPINNPLVYGLNLPQIKGVIFRFLKIHKMVPAVKI; this comes from the coding sequence ATGAAGAGCAACAACAGCCTGAATCCTTTACACTTTCAGTTCACACTATTTGGAGATTCTGGGCCCCTCAGATATCTGttcttctgtctgtgtctgttgatCTACATGACTATAATCTCTGCAAATGTTCTCATTATTCTGACAGTCTGCCTGGAGAAGACTCTGCAACAACCCATGTACATGTTTatctcctttctgtctttaaaCTCTCTGTACGGCTCAGCCGGCTTCTTCCCGAGATTCCTGATGGACATTCTGTCTGACACTCATTTGATCTCACATGCATCTTGTTTCATTCAGATATATGTTATCTACACCTATGCATCATACGAAATGACTATCCTCAGCATCATGGCCTACGATAGATTTGTTGCTATTTGCCAGCCTTTGCACTATCACAGCAAAATGACGTTTAGGATGGTGAGGCATCTTTTGATTTTTGCTGTGCTCTACCCTGCAGTTGCTCTTGGCTTCAGCCTTTATCTTACTGTTCGATTGCCTTTGTGTGGAAATAAACTGCACAGGGTTTTCTGTTCTAACTTGCCTGTGGTTCAGCTCTCCTGTGTGGACACAACCCTGAACAACATAGTCGgtcagtttattacaacaacaaCCGTCTTCATCCCCCTGTTCTTTGTCCTGTACACCTATCTACGGATTCTGCTTGTGTGCAGGAGAAGCTCGTCTGAATTCAGAGGAAAGGCCTTACAAACCTGCCTGCCCCACATGGTGACATTTGTGACCTATTCGTTCTCTGTCTTCTGTGATGTGTCATTGACTCGATTTGAGGCTGATAAAATTAATCCAGTCATCACAGTTGTTTTATCTTTAGAGTATTTGATCATTCCCCCCATCAATAACCCTCTAGTTTATGGCCTGAATCTGCCTCAAATCAAAGGagtgatttttagatttttgaagATACACAAAATGGTTCCTGCTGTCAAAATTTAA
- the LOC122885150 gene encoding olfactory receptor 6N1-like: MKSNNSMNPLYFQFTLFGDSGPLRYLFFCLCLLIYMTIISANVLIILTVCLEKTLHQPMYMFISFLSLNSLYGSAGFFPRFLMDILSDTHLISRASCFIQMYVIYSYASYEMTILSIMAYDRFVAICQPLHYHSKMTLSMVRHLLIFAVLYPAVALSFCLYLTVRLPLCGNKLHRLFCSNWPVVQLSCVDTTLNNIVGQFVTTTTVFIPLFFVLYTYLRILLVCRRSSSEFRGKALQTCLPHMVTFVTYSFSVFCDVSLTRLEADKINPVITVVLSLEYLIIPPINNPLVYGLNLPQIKGVIFRFLKIHKMVPAVKI, translated from the coding sequence ATGAAGAGCAACAACAGCATGAATCCTTTATACTTTCAGTTCACACTATTTGGAGATTCTGGGCCCCTCAGATATCTGttcttctgtctgtgtctgttgatCTACATGACTATAATCTCTGCAAATGTTCTCATTATTCTGACAGTCTGCCTGGAGAAGACTCTGCATCAACCCATGTACATGTTTatctcctttctgtctttaaaCTCTCTGTACGGCTCAGCCGGCTTCTTCCCGAGATTCCTGATGGACATTCTGTCTGACACTCATTTGATCTCACGTGCATCTTGTTTCATTCAGATGTATGTTATCTACAGCTATGCATCATACGAAATGACTATCCTCAGCATCATGGCCTACGATAGATTTGTTGCTATTTGCCAGCCTTTGCACTATCACAGCAAAATGACGTTGAGTATGGTGAGGCATCTTTTGATTTTTGCTGTGCTCTACCCTGCAGTTGCTCTTAGCTTCTGTCTTTATCTTACTGTTCGATTGCCTTTGTGTGGAAATAAACTGCACAGGCTTTTCTGTTCTAACTGGCCTGTGGTTCAGCTCTCCTGTGTGGACACAACCCTGAACAACATAGTCGGTCAGTTTGTTACAACAACAACCGTCTTCATCCCCCTGTTCTTTGTCCTATACACCTATCTACGGATTCTGCTTGTGTGCAGGAGAAGCTCGTCTGAATTCAGAGGAAAGGCCTTACAAACCTGCCTGCCCCACATGGTGACATTTGTGACCTATTCGTTCTCTGTCTTCTGTGATGTGTCATTGACTCGACTTGAGGCTGATAAAATTAATCCAGTCATCACAGTTGTTTTATCTTTAGAGTATCTGATCATTCCCCCCATCAATAACCCTCTAGTTTATGGCCTGAATCTGCCTCAAATCAAAGGagtgatttttagatttttgaagATACACAAAATGGTTCCTGCTGTCAAAATTTAA